A genomic segment from Polyangium mundeleinium encodes:
- a CDS encoding TonB-dependent receptor yields the protein MRGRAVCMAVVLAAYSFSTVAHSDEPRPAEVTVRAAPRKRDPGRATVRADEARRVAGTRDDALRIVESLPGVARGGFFGGGLVLWGAAPGDSRVTVDGVEIPVLYHGNGLRGVLPSGLVQAIDLAPGAYGAEYGRALGGLVRVTTRELPAKGIHGSIGADFLDAAGMVSAAVGDRVRVAAAARASHFDRLVAAVAPPSVLDVVPIPRYHDYQLKVSLALREDEAISAVLLGAGDALTRTQPSSDPANTRVESTESSFQRFYLRYTRALPDGANVAIVPFFGRDRDRRDASFGGVPQARDTLTWRYGLRASYRAPLTRDIVVTAGVDALASRASLFRQGSLTLPPREGDLYVFGQPPGSDVNADEWTTNIVDVGPFLVSELRLGPFLVTPGLRADLFLVEGSRSTPRVGQTPGIGSSRLLPALDPRLSVSVSPVDHVTISASGGLYHQPPSAEDLGPVFGAPNLMLSRAAHASAGASVRLPAGLDVEVTGFFVALDDLVVRSRLPTPKLAAALTQEGEGESFGVQVLARRQLCNGLYGWIAYTASRSERRYVEDPSTRLFDHDQTHVLTAMAGYEWRGWNFGVRFRHATGAPRTPVVGSFYDTTAGRFQPIFGAPNGTRLPSFQALDLRVQKAISVRSASVVLSLDVTNATNQDNPEEFVYNYDFSRKSFISGLPVLAILGARVEL from the coding sequence GTGAGGGGCCGCGCGGTGTGTATGGCCGTGGTGCTGGCCGCGTACTCGTTTTCCACGGTGGCCCATTCCGACGAACCACGACCCGCGGAGGTGACCGTCCGCGCGGCGCCACGCAAGCGTGATCCGGGGCGTGCGACCGTTCGCGCCGACGAGGCCCGGCGCGTGGCAGGGACACGGGACGATGCGCTTCGAATCGTGGAGAGCCTGCCGGGCGTCGCGCGGGGCGGGTTTTTCGGGGGAGGGCTCGTTCTTTGGGGCGCCGCGCCGGGCGACAGCCGTGTCACCGTGGACGGCGTCGAGATTCCGGTACTTTATCACGGAAATGGCCTTCGTGGTGTGCTTCCCTCGGGCCTCGTGCAGGCGATCGACCTCGCGCCCGGCGCGTATGGCGCCGAATACGGCCGCGCGCTCGGCGGCCTCGTCCGCGTGACCACGCGAGAGCTCCCGGCAAAGGGCATTCACGGATCGATCGGCGCAGATTTCCTCGATGCCGCGGGCATGGTGAGCGCTGCCGTGGGGGATCGCGTGCGCGTCGCAGCCGCGGCCCGCGCGAGCCATTTCGATCGGCTCGTCGCCGCCGTGGCCCCGCCGAGCGTCCTCGACGTCGTGCCCATTCCGCGGTATCACGATTATCAGCTCAAGGTCTCCCTCGCGCTCCGGGAGGACGAGGCGATCTCGGCGGTGCTCCTCGGTGCGGGGGACGCGCTCACGCGCACGCAGCCATCGTCCGACCCCGCGAACACGCGTGTCGAATCGACCGAGAGCTCGTTTCAAAGATTTTATTTGCGTTATACGCGCGCCCTGCCCGACGGCGCGAACGTCGCCATCGTTCCGTTTTTCGGGCGGGATCGTGATCGGCGGGATGCCTCGTTCGGCGGGGTGCCGCAGGCGCGGGACACGCTCACGTGGCGGTATGGGCTGCGTGCCTCGTATCGCGCGCCGCTCACGCGCGACATCGTCGTGACGGCCGGCGTGGATGCCCTCGCGTCCCGCGCGAGCTTGTTCCGCCAGGGTTCGCTCACGTTGCCTCCGAGGGAAGGGGATCTTTACGTCTTTGGCCAGCCCCCAGGAAGCGACGTCAATGCGGACGAGTGGACTACGAACATCGTCGACGTCGGCCCCTTCCTCGTCTCGGAGTTGCGGCTCGGCCCCTTTCTCGTCACGCCGGGGCTGCGCGCCGACCTGTTTCTGGTGGAGGGATCCCGAAGCACGCCGCGCGTGGGACAAACTCCCGGCATCGGCTCGTCCCGGCTCTTGCCAGCGCTGGATCCACGGCTCTCGGTGAGCGTTTCCCCCGTGGACCATGTGACGATCTCCGCGAGCGGCGGCCTCTACCACCAGCCGCCGTCGGCGGAGGATCTCGGACCGGTGTTCGGCGCGCCAAACCTTATGCTCTCCCGCGCGGCGCACGCGAGCGCAGGCGCGTCCGTGCGCTTGCCCGCGGGCCTCGACGTTGAAGTGACCGGTTTTTTCGTGGCGCTCGACGACCTCGTGGTCCGCAGCCGGCTCCCCACCCCGAAGCTCGCTGCCGCCCTCACGCAGGAAGGCGAGGGCGAGAGTTTCGGCGTGCAGGTCCTCGCGCGAAGGCAGCTCTGCAATGGGCTTTACGGCTGGATCGCCTACACCGCGAGCCGTAGCGAACGGCGTTATGTGGAGGATCCGTCGACGCGGCTTTTTGATCACGATCAGACGCACGTGCTCACAGCGATGGCCGGCTACGAATGGCGTGGATGGAATTTCGGCGTTCGGTTCCGTCACGCCACGGGCGCGCCGCGCACGCCTGTCGTGGGCTCTTTTTATGATACGACGGCCGGCCGTTTCCAGCCGATCTTCGGCGCGCCAAATGGAACACGCCTCCCGAGCTTCCAGGCCCTCGACCTCCGCGTGCAGAAGGCGATTTCCGTGCGCAGCGCCTCGGTGGTCCTTTCGCTCGACGTCACGAACGCGACGAACCAGGACAACCCCGAGGAGTTCGTTTACAACTACGATTTCAGCCGCAAGAGCTTCATTTCAGGGTTGCCGGTGCTGGCCATTCTGGGTGCGAGGGTCGAGCTGTGA
- a CDS encoding radical SAM protein, with product MLPRPEDEIPLPMALAPMRRFALDGALLCFDRRTGLTAVCEGPETEHLRMRTPRVVQFSITNACNLSCTFCSRDVTARSAWTAEEAFVLLHDLDRAGVLEVAFGGGEPLVFKGFPALVRRLDLETRLSVSLTTNGTRLDDTTIAALAPHVGQIRLSVYDDVDHRPILARLAHSGVRFGVNWLVTPARLPGLTAFVLDLVESGCRDILLLSYNGPDHTLHLDPAEASEFARVARVLGRGLAGRATLKLDICWGERMATVPRLFGGRPCSAGREFMVITSEKQVSPCSFHHLRFPAETAEDVLRVWETHGDALAAPARELGCARTQGFGLDGSPKRLPMMG from the coding sequence GTGCTCCCGCGCCCCGAAGACGAGATCCCGCTACCGATGGCGCTCGCGCCGATGCGGCGTTTTGCGCTCGACGGCGCGCTCCTTTGCTTCGATCGACGCACGGGGCTCACGGCCGTCTGCGAGGGGCCCGAGACGGAGCATCTTCGCATGCGCACGCCGCGCGTCGTGCAGTTCTCGATCACGAACGCTTGCAATCTCTCCTGCACGTTCTGCTCGCGCGACGTCACGGCACGAAGCGCCTGGACCGCGGAGGAGGCGTTCGTCCTCTTGCACGACCTCGATCGGGCCGGCGTGCTGGAGGTCGCGTTCGGGGGCGGCGAGCCGCTCGTGTTCAAGGGATTCCCAGCGCTCGTGCGGCGCCTCGACCTGGAGACGCGGCTCTCCGTCAGTTTGACGACCAACGGTACGCGCCTCGACGACACGACGATCGCGGCGCTCGCGCCCCACGTGGGGCAAATTCGGCTTTCGGTCTACGATGACGTCGACCATCGACCCATCCTGGCACGACTCGCCCATAGCGGCGTGCGTTTCGGCGTGAACTGGCTCGTGACACCCGCGCGCCTCCCGGGGCTCACGGCGTTCGTCCTCGACCTCGTGGAATCGGGTTGTCGGGACATCCTCCTCCTCTCCTACAATGGCCCGGATCACACCTTGCACCTCGATCCGGCCGAGGCGTCGGAGTTCGCCCGCGTCGCGCGCGTGCTCGGGCGCGGACTCGCGGGGCGCGCGACGCTCAAGCTCGACATCTGCTGGGGCGAGCGCATGGCGACCGTTCCGCGCCTCTTCGGCGGGCGTCCCTGCTCCGCGGGCCGTGAATTCATGGTAATAACGAGTGAAAAGCAGGTAAGCCCTTGCAGCTTCCATCACCTGCGTTTCCCCGCGGAGACCGCCGAGGACGTTCTCCGCGTGTGGGAAACCCACGGAGACGCGCTCGCCGCGCCAGCGCGCGAGCTTGGGTGCGCGCGGACGCAGGGATTCGGCCTCGACGGCTCCCCAAAACGATTACCGATGATGGGATGA
- a CDS encoding helix-turn-helix transcriptional regulator, with the protein MLTTHEVAALLRVHPKHVYRLLKRGLPARRVGDEWRYDEADVLAWSRGAPVAASAEAPETSPPPLLAANGDLAIEALFDEARDRAAPLVGLILADHATGLVRLERGAVLGAGCHGDHVPASLGGEKLAWIHLAVRELGLAHRKGLRLRRLSSIAGRRLASRPRTAGIRHHIDEALSREGVEPERAYAHAEEYRSHRDAVMAVARGDAEVALASRAWAAHAGLGFTPVVTEAYGLVFRAEHLGDPRVLALCELVQSGKFRARLACHAGYDATSAGHLQFGRSIA; encoded by the coding sequence CACGACCCACGAGGTCGCGGCGCTGCTTCGCGTGCATCCGAAGCACGTCTACCGTCTCCTCAAACGAGGGCTTCCCGCGCGCCGCGTCGGCGACGAGTGGCGTTACGACGAGGCCGACGTGCTCGCATGGAGCCGGGGCGCGCCTGTCGCCGCGTCGGCGGAGGCGCCCGAGACCTCACCTCCGCCCCTGCTCGCGGCGAACGGAGATCTCGCGATCGAGGCCTTGTTCGACGAGGCCCGTGATCGAGCCGCCCCGCTCGTAGGCCTCATCCTCGCCGATCATGCGACCGGCCTCGTACGGCTGGAGCGTGGCGCCGTGCTCGGCGCGGGCTGCCACGGGGACCATGTTCCTGCGTCGCTCGGGGGGGAGAAGCTCGCATGGATCCACCTCGCCGTCCGTGAGCTCGGGCTCGCGCATCGCAAGGGCCTGCGGTTGCGCAGGCTCTCCAGCATCGCGGGGCGCAGGCTCGCGTCGCGGCCGCGGACCGCGGGCATTCGCCACCATATCGACGAGGCTTTGTCCCGCGAGGGGGTCGAGCCCGAGCGCGCCTATGCGCACGCCGAGGAATATCGCTCCCACAGGGACGCGGTCATGGCCGTCGCACGTGGGGACGCCGAGGTCGCGCTCGCCTCCCGCGCGTGGGCCGCGCACGCCGGGCTCGGGTTCACGCCCGTCGTGACGGAGGCGTATGGCCTCGTGTTTCGCGCCGAGCACCTCGGCGACCCCCGCGTCCTCGCGCTCTGCGAGCTCGTCCAGAGCGGGAAATTCCGCGCGCGGCTCGCTTGCCACGCGGGGTACGACGCGACGAGCGCTGGGCATCTGCAGTTTGGAAGGAGTATCGCTTGA